In Treponema vincentii, a single window of DNA contains:
- a CDS encoding B3/4 domain-containing protein encodes MSKFLADASFWELFPQAQLGVVLLKGIDNSGESVRDIKVLLSRSNADAEKFLVKNVFSENPVIAIWRDAYRKFKTKKGVRCSIEALLKRVEKQNPVSYINPLVDIYNAASLQFGLPCGAEDSDAFDGDLILGVTKGGDDFFALGDEEHSQTLEGELCYRDNKGAVCRCFNWRDGQRTMITENTKNAFIIMENLDPARLEDLKAALALIGEYAQKYLGASVTTEILTQANPSIEL; translated from the coding sequence ATGAGCAAATTTTTGGCGGATGCCTCTTTTTGGGAGCTTTTTCCTCAAGCGCAGCTCGGTGTAGTGCTGCTAAAGGGGATAGATAATAGCGGCGAAAGCGTCCGCGATATAAAGGTATTACTTTCGCGGAGTAATGCCGATGCGGAAAAATTTTTGGTAAAAAATGTGTTCAGCGAAAACCCCGTTATCGCTATCTGGCGGGATGCGTATCGGAAGTTTAAGACGAAGAAAGGCGTCCGATGCAGTATCGAGGCGCTGCTCAAGCGGGTGGAAAAACAGAATCCCGTTTCGTATATCAATCCGCTGGTAGATATTTACAATGCCGCATCATTGCAATTCGGCTTACCGTGCGGTGCGGAAGACAGCGATGCCTTTGACGGCGATTTAATCCTCGGTGTTACAAAGGGCGGCGACGATTTTTTTGCGCTCGGCGATGAAGAGCATAGCCAAACCCTGGAAGGGGAGTTGTGCTATCGCGATAATAAAGGCGCCGTCTGCCGCTGTTTTAATTGGCGTGATGGGCAGCGCACGATGATTACGGAAAATACGAAAAATGCGTTTATCATCATGGAAAATCTCGATCCTGCCCGCTTGGAAGACTTAAAAGCTGCATTGGCGCTTATCGGCGAATATGCTCAAAAGTACCTTGGAGCCTCGGTTACAACTGAAATTTTGACGCAAGCGAATCCTTCTATAGAGTTGTAA